Proteins encoded together in one Drosophila suzukii unplaced genomic scaffold, CBGP_Dsuzu_IsoJpt1.0 scf_10, whole genome shotgun sequence window:
- the LOC139354583 gene encoding uncharacterized protein, with protein sequence MEELAMKFPYLKGLPIAILAFDNVRPTIIVGADKWNLAVPLRIREGAWRQPIASKTRPPSKRTNVEGHVNIHECRCYEADTALHEAIKQTFAVETPRRAHLYSEDDSRALAIMNSTAKFRDDRFEIGLLWKSENAALPDSFPNAIRRLVCLQQKFIKEPALKIQTQKEIDNVVQKRYARKLNAAEILEEHARVWYLPTFIITSPNKPNRIRLVWDAAAQEGGQSLNDFIHAGPDLLKPLVDLLISLRAGKVAIIGDIAEIFHQIRVKPEDAHVQRFLCYDQDDELHHPSVYTMEALTFGINCAPWIARFIRDRSADRFQQQYRAATQAVKNYHYVDDFIYSGNDNKKVIEIATLYSQLGIELEDCA encoded by the coding sequence ATGGAGGAGCTCGCCATGAAGTTCCCGTACCTTAAAGGACTACCAATTGCCATATTGGCATTTGACAACGTGCGACCAACTATAATCGTTGGAGCGGATAAGTGGAATTTAGCCGTACCTCTTAGAATCCGGGAGGGAGCGTGGCGCCAGCCAATTGCTTCCAAGACTCGACCTCCGAGCAAAAGAACTAACGTAGAGGGACACGTTAACATCCATGAGTGCAGATGCTACGAAGCCGATACCGCCTTACACGAGGCCATTAAGCAAACCTTCGCAGTAGAGACTCCTCGACGTGCCCACCTATATTCTGAGGATGACTCCCGTGCCCTAGCCATCATGAACTCGACAGCCAAATTTAGGGACGACAGATTTGAAATTGGACTGCTGTGGAAGAGCGAGAACGCAGCTCTACCAGATAGTTTCCCAAACGCCATTAGACGACTGGTGTGCCTACAACAGAAATTCATCAAGGAACCAGCACTAAAGATTCAAACCCAAAAGGAGATTGATAATGTCGTGCAAAAGAGATATGCCCGTAAGCTAAATGCAGCCGAGATATTGGAGGAACACGCGAGGGTATGGTATCTACCAACCTTTATAATTACAAGCCCGAACAAACCTAATAGGATTCGTCTAGTTTGGGATGCAGCAGCGCAGGAAGGGGGACAATCCCTAAACGACTTCATACACGCCGGTCCCGATCTCTTGAAACCTTTGGTGGATCTGCTGATCTCACTTCGCGCCGGAAAGGTGGCGATCATCGGTGACATCGCGGAGATTTTTCATCAAATTCGAGTCAAGCCGGAAGATGCCCATGTTCAGCGCTTCCTTTGTTACGACCAAGATGACGAGCTACACCATCCAAGCGTCTACACGATGGAAGCGCTCACATTTGGCATAAACTGCGCACCATGGATCGCACGCTTCATACGGGACAGAAGCGCTGATAGGTTCCAACAGCAATATCGCGCCGCCACACAAGCCGTGAAAAATTACCATTACGTCGACGACTTTATCTACAGCGGCAACGACAATAAAAAGGTGATAGAAATCGCCACACTATATTCGCAACTGGGCATCGAACTCGAAGACTGTGCTTAG